From Osmerus mordax isolate fOsmMor3 chromosome 8, fOsmMor3.pri, whole genome shotgun sequence, a single genomic window includes:
- the pdia6 gene encoding protein disulfide-isomerase A6 yields the protein MRPFLLGVLGCSLVLMVQGFYSASDDVVELNPSNFNREVLQSDSLWLIEFYAPWCGHCQSLTPEWKKTASALKGIVKMGAVDADQHKSLGGQYGVRGFPTIKIFGANKNKPDDYQGGRSSQNIVDGALTALRSLVKDRLSGRSGGSDYSRGSGGGNSGGGSKKDVLELTDDNFEKLVLDSGDVWLVEFFAPWCGHCKNLEPEWAAAASAVKEQTNGKIHLGAVDATVHQGLASRYGIRGFPTIKIFRKGEEPEDYQGGRTRSDIIARAMELFSDNAPPPELLEILDGDILKKACDDYQLCVIAVLPHILDTGAAGRNGYLEVMMKMAEKYKKKMWGWLWTEAGAQMDLESVLGIGGFGYPAMAAINARKMKFALLKGSFSETGIHEFLRDLSVGRGSTATVGGGALPKIHAVKPWDGKDGELPVEDDYDLSDVDLDEDFGKDEL from the exons ATGAGACCGTTTTTACTCG gtgtgttggggtgttccCTGGTGTTGATGGTCCAGGGCTTCTACTCCGCCAGTGACGATGTGGTTGAACTCAACCCCTCCAACTTTAACCGCGAGGTCCTTCAGAGTGACAGTCTGTGGCTAATCGAGTTCTATGCTCCTTG GTGTGGCCACTGTCAGAGCCTGACTCCTGAGTGGAAGAAAACTGCTTCTGCCCTGAAG GGTATTGTCAAGATGGGAGCTGTTGACGCAGACCAACACAAGTCCTTGGGCGGCCAGTACGGTGTCAGAGGCTTCCCCACGATCAAAATCTTTGGAGCCAATAAGAACAAGCCAGATGATTATCAAG GTGGGCGCAGCAGCCAGAACATTGTGGATGGGGCCCTGACGGCTCTTCGGTCTCTGGTGAAGGACAGGCTGAGTGGCAGGTCTGGAGGCTCAGACTACAGCAGAGGG AGCGGTGGCGGCAACAGTGGTGGAGGCAGTAAGAAGGATGTATTGGAGCTAACAGATGATAACTTTGAAAAGCTTGTGCTGGACAGTGGGGATGTGTGGCTGGTGGAGTTCTTTGCACCCTGGTGTGGACACTGCAAGAA CCTGGAGCCTGAGTGGGCGGCCGCCGCCTCTGCCGTCAAGGAGCAGACTAACGGCAAGATTCACCTGGGAGCTGTGGATGCCACTGTGCACCAGGGCCTGGCCAGTCGCTATGGG ATCCGCGGGTTCCCCACAATTAAGATCTTCCgtaagggggaggagcctgaagACTACCAGGGTGGGCGGACACGATCTGATATCATCGCCAGAGCTATGGAATTGTTCTCTGACAATGCCCCTCCTCCTGAGTTGCTGGAG atacTTGACGGGGACATCCTGAAGAAGGCCTGTGATGACTACCAGCTCTGTGTTATTGCCGTGCTGCCACACATCCTGGACACAG GCGCAGCCGGCAGGAATGGATATTTGGaggtgatgatgaagatggctGAGAAGTACAAGAAGAAGATGTGGGG CTGGCTGTGGACAGAGGCCGGTGCCCAAATGGACCTGGAGTCAGTACTGGGCATTGGAGGGTTCGGGTACCCCGCCATGGCAGCCATCAACGCCCGCAAGATGAAGTTTGCATTGCTGAAGGGCTCGTTTAGTGAAACAGGCATTCACGAGTTCCTCAG GGATCTCTCTGTTGGACGTGGCTCCACTGCTACAGTGGGAGGCGGGGCGTTGCCAAAGATTCACGCTGTTAAACCATGGGACGGTAAAGACGGAGAG cTTCCTGTGGAGGACGACTATGACCTCAGCGACGTGGATCTAGATGAGGATTTTGGGAAGGACGAGTTGTGA